A stretch of the Dioscorea cayenensis subsp. rotundata cultivar TDr96_F1 chromosome 4, TDr96_F1_v2_PseudoChromosome.rev07_lg8_w22 25.fasta, whole genome shotgun sequence genome encodes the following:
- the LOC120259509 gene encoding plant UBX domain-containing protein 10: MRRKGQNSNDLLELREESDGTSTSSSSIHPSLLLPRGVMADLGPRSEDKVAYFQAITGIEDPDLCSQILSAHNWDLQLAISSISSPPAPSVNDLNPDSSEALIPRPAAEPAPAAAAAPGLVWRVVTLPFSLAYSTLSLSARVASGALSLLIPAPSADPALSEAAAFIASFRRDFPDVASTSPNFVAEGFMDALQRSQREFKLLFVYLHSPDHPDVPEFCERCLCSEAVAAFVNENFVSWGGSVRGSEGFRMSNSLKASRYPFCAVVMSSTNQRIAILQQIEGLNSPEEIIAMLQRVVEEYAPLLVTARLEAEERRNNIRLREEQDAAYRAALEADQARERQRKEEQERLEREAAEAERKRKEEEEAQERAAREAAEREAALAKRREEKAMSLGVEPEKGPDVTRVLIRFPNGERKERRFHCSAAIKSLYDYVDSLDCLNAENYCLVSSFPRVSYGPEKYSQTLQETGLHPQASLFIEVES; the protein is encoded by the exons ATGCGAAGAAAGGGGCAAAATTCTAATGATTTATTAGAATTGAGAGAAGAGAGCGACGGAACGAGCACATCgtcttcatcaattcatccTTCTTTGCTGCTGCCAAGAGGAGTAATGGCGGACCTCGGCCCCAGATCGGAGGACAAGGTCGCCTACTTCCAGGCCATCACCGGCATCGAAGACCCCGATCTTTGCTCTCAGATCCTCTCTGCCCATAACTGGGACCTCCAGCTCGCCATCTCTTCCATCTCCTCCCCCCCTGCCCCCTCCGTCAACGATCTCAATCCCGATTCATCTGAAGCCCTGATCCCTCGCCCTGCTGCTGAGCCAGCGCCGGCGGCGGCGGCTGCCCCTGGTCTTGTTTGGAGGGTCGTCACCCTCCCCTTCTCCCTCGCCTACTCCACCCTTTCCCTCTCTGCCCGCGTTGCCTCCGGTGCCCTTTCCCTCCTTATCCCTGCCCCTTCTGCTGACCCAGCCCTCTCCGAAGCCGCCGCCTTTATCGCTTCCTTCCGACGAGACTTCCCCGATGTCGCTTCCACCTCGCCTAATTTCGTTGCCGAGGGTTTCATGGACGCGCTGCAGCGATCGCAGCGGGAGTTCAAGTTGCTTTTTGTTTATCTCCACTCACCGGATCACCCGGACGTGCCGGAGTTTTGCGAGCGCTGCCTCTGCTCTGAGGCCGTGGCCGCGTTTGTCAATGAGAATTTCGTTTCTTGGGGCGGGAGTGTCAGGGGGAGCGAGGGGTTTAGGATGAGCAACAGCTTGAAGGCTTCTCGGTACCCGTTTTGCGCTGTAGTCATGTCTTCCACCAACCAGCGGATTGCCATTCTTCAGCAG ATTGAGGGACTGAACTCCCCTGAAGAAATAATTGCAATGTTACAACGAGTGGTTGAAGAGTATGCTCCATTGCTTGTTACAGCAAGGCTTGAGGCAGAAGAAAGGAGAAACAACATCCGCCTGAGAGAGGAACAAGATGCGGCTTACAGAGCCGCATTGGAGGCTGATCAG GCTAGAGAGCGTCAAaggaaagaagaacaagaaagattGGAAAGAGAGGCTGCAGAGGCTGAGAGAAAACgcaaggaggaagaagaagctcAGGAAAGAGCTGCCCGTGAAGCTGCTGAGAGAGAAGCTGCTCTTGCTAAAAGGCGTGAGGAGAAAGCTATGTCCCTTGGCGTTGAACCTGAAAAAGGGCCTGATGTCACTCGA GTACTAATCCGATTCCCTAATGGTGAGCGCAAGGAAAGGAGGTTCCATTGTTCAGCAGCAATTAAATCTTTATATGATTATGTTGATTCTTTGGATTGTTTGAATGCGGAGAATTACTGCCTAGTTTCAAGCTTCCCTCGTGTCTCTTATGGACCAGAAAAGTACTCTCAGACATTACAGGAAACAGGGCTGCACCCGCAGGCAAGCCTTTTCATCGAGGTGGAGTCATGA
- the LOC120257911 gene encoding zinc finger HIT domain-containing protein 2, which translates to MEEEEVVVSDPDRSLSFSDSRTVCHVCQKQFSQYTCPRCNSRYCSLQCYKRHSTRCTESFMRENVMEELKQIQPDDETKRKTLDILKRVHLEDEMSFDEEEDVDDVDAMLSEKTIQKVLSGNDVRLEDLSPEEIKQFRRAVASGELSKLIQPWTPWWTTPSARTISLSNEGSQLVMPLQEQEETMLCSSSSSGDDFSQIPAGPENPLPSLCQLSRVEASPLLSIHLVDILFSYCFTLRLYNGDWHSDALGAATVVLSVSKVLDDEVRPETVAEALGACLEQACSPAYRQAGGFKFGIGLIDDIICLLSLGSNALVCTLCDLQRLIQAGERMFKSEKIGKAKRSESSRKLKSAERKVYFLMCWVHEQPNEVWTSLASIVDVEKTSILSGSRGETVKAGTKRESEPKVLIEEA; encoded by the exons atggaggaggaggaggtcgTCGTCTCCGATCCCGATCGTTCCCTGTCCTTCTCCGACTCCAGGACTGTGTGCCATGT GTGCCAGAAACAATTCTCTCAGTATACTTGCCCTAGATGCAACTCCCGTTACTGCTCCCTTCAGTGCTACAAG AGACATAGCACTCGCTGCACTGAGTCTTTCATGCGAGAGAATGTCATGGAGGAGCTGAAACAGATACAGCCGGATGATGAGACGAAGAGAAAGACGCTGGATATTCTCAAAAGGGTCCACTTGGAAGATGAGATGAGttttgatgaagaagaggatgttgatgatgttg ACGCTATGCTGTCAGAGAAGACTATTCAGAAAGTTTTATCTG GGAATGATGTTAGACTTGAAGACCTATCTCCTGAGGAAATCAAGCAATTCCGGAGAGCTGTAGCATCAGGAGAGCTAAGCAAGCTGATACAGCCATGGACCCCATGGTGGACAACACCTTCTGCTAGAACCATCTCTCTTAGCAACGAGGGAAGCCAACTGGTGATGCCGcttcaagaacaagaagaaacaatGTTGTGCTCATCAAGTTCTTCAGGAGACGACTTCAGTCAGATCCCTGCTGGGCCTGAAAATCCCCTGCCATCACTTTGCCAACTAAGCCGTGTAGAGGCGTCTCCCCTTCTATCCATTCACTTGGTTGACATTCTATTTAGCTACTGCTTTACCCTCCGTCTCTATAACGGGGACTGGCACTCTGATGCTCTAGGCGCAGCCACTGTGGTCTTGAGCGTATCAAAGGTCTTGGATGATGAAGTCAGGCCTGAGACTGTGGCCGAGGCATTAGGTGCATGCTTGGAACAGGCATGCTCCCCTGCATACAGGCAAGCCGGAGGCTTCAAATTTGGTATTGGTCTCATCGATGATATCATCTGCCTGCTCTCACTAGGTAGTAATGCTCTTGTTTGCACACTCTGTGACCTTCAGAGGCTCATTCAAGCCGGTGAAAGAATGTTCAAGTCCGAGAAGATTGGCAAAGCGAAGAGAAGTGAGAGCAGTCGGAAGTTGAAGTCTGCTGAGAGAAAAGTATACTTCTTGATGTGCTGGGTTCATGAACAACCAAATGAAGTTTGGACGTCATTGGCCAGCATTGTAGATGTCGAGAAAACTTCCATTTTGTCGGGTAGTAGAGGTGAGACTGTGAAGGCAGGAACGAAGAGGGAATCAGAACCGAAGGTTCTTATTGAGGAGGCTTAA
- the LOC120258863 gene encoding probable serine/threonine-protein kinase WNK4 produces the protein MDSVSYACGSEVEHEETDPTGRYIRYKEVLGKGAFKTVYKAFDEVDGIEVAWNQVRIDELLQSPANLERLYSEVHLLKSLKHENIIKFYGSWVDEKMKTINIITELFTSGSLRQYCRKHKSVDIKAVKNWARQILRGLEFLHGHSPPILHRDLKCDNIFVNGNHGEVKIGDLGLAIVMQQPTARSVIGTPEFMAPELYEEEYNELVDVYSFGMCMLEMVTLEYPYNECKNTAQIYKKVTSGIKPASLAKVTDCQVKEFIEKCLAPASERLSAKELLKDPFLQQNIPKENVHDIVQLSNAMTSSIDLTSPDSLLSMDLDSNYKQLPLINLPGNQGAPRAQCLEFSRTNQNKEYRLKGEKVDEKSIYLVLRITDSCGRAKNIHFQFFLDTDTAVSVASEMVEELNLSHDDVIFIADFIDYLIMKLVPGWRPSTDCSSCDTMSPYKGQSACANSEFSVPCNDSTHSAFEVMSDLNLNFSVEESVQSLGVDSFEKGDIFSQANEEDQGSHGSALSFLFAESCKSASGYASDIDMGVVDSFGYKAEDDNSSTAGNQFLDGVDDNLKQELDMIEAQYERWFYELSKMRQEALENTKKRWLAKKRNV, from the exons ATGGATTCCGTTAGTTATGCTTGTGGCTCCGAAGTGGAACACGAGGAAACCGATCCTACTGGTCGCTATATTCGG TACAAAGAGGTATTAGGGAAGGGAGCTTTCAAGACAGT ttataaggcATTTGATGAGGTTGATGGAATTGAAGTTGCATGGAACCAAGTGAGGATTGATGAGTTATTGCAATCACCAGCAAACCTGGAAAGGTTGTATTCTGAAGTTCATTTGTTGAAGTCTTTGAAGCATGAGAACATCATCAAGTTTTATGGCTCATGGGTGGACGAAAAAATGAAGACAATTAACATTATCACGGAACTCTTCACCTCAGGAAGTTTGAGACA ATATTGTAGGAAACACAAAAGTGTGGATATTAAGGCAGTTAAGAATTGGGCGAGGCAAATTCTTCGAGGATTGGAATTCCTTCATGGGCACAGTCCACCTATTCTGCATAGAGATTTGAAATGTGACAATATCTTTGTCAATGGAAATCATGGTGAAGTTAAAATTGGAGACCTGGGATTGGCTATTGTTATGCAACAGCCTACTGCTCGCAGTGTGATTG GTACTCCTGAATTCATGGCCCCTGAGCTCTATGAAGAAGAGTATAATGAACTTGTAGATGTTTATTCGTTTGGAATGTGTATGTTGGAGATGGTAACTCTTGAATATCCATATAATGAGTGCAAAAATACAGCTCAAATTTACAAGAAAGTTACTTCT GGGATAAAGCCTGCATCACTTGCGAAAGTAACAGACTGTCAAGTTAAAGAATTTATTGAGAAATGCCTTGCACCCGCTTCTGAGAGATTGTCTGCCAAAGAGCTCTTAAAGGACCCATTTCTTCAACAGAACATTCCCAAGGAGAATGTTCATGATATTGTTCAGCTATCAAATGCCATGACTTCTTCAATTGATTTGACAAGCCCAGATTCATTGTTATCTATGGATTTAGATTCGAACTACAAGCAGCTTCCCCTGATAAATCTCCCTGGGAACCAAGGAGCTCCACGTGCCCAATGTTTGGAGTTTTCTAGGACAAACCAGAATAAGGAATATAGATTGAAAGGGGAGAAGGTGGATGAGAAGTCAATCTATCTGGTTCTGAGGATAACTGACTCTTGTG GTCGGgcaaaaaatattcatttccaATTTTTCTTAGACACTGATACAGCTGTTTCAGTTGCTAGTGAGATGGTTGAGGAACTAAATTTGTCGCATGATGATGTGATCTTCATAGCTGActttattgattatttgattatgaaacTTGTGCCTGGCTGGAGGCCTTCAACGGATTGCTCCTCTTGCGACACTATGAGCCCATACAAGGGACAAAGCGCTTGTGCAAACAGTGAATTCTCAGTTCCTTGCAATGATTCCACTCACTCAGCGTTTGAAGTTATGTctgatttgaatttgaatttctcTGTTGAGGAATCTGTGCAGTCCCTTGGAGTTGATTCGTTTGAGAAAGGTGACATCTTTAGTCAGGCTAATGAGGAAGATCAAGGTTCTCATGGGTCGGCGTTATCATTTCTCTTTGCTGAAAGCTGCAAGAGCGCGAGTGGCTATGCAAGCGACATTGACATGGGAGTTGTTGATTCCTTTGGTTATAAAGCCGAAGATGATAACAGTAGCACTGCAGGGAACCAGTTTTTAGATGGAGTTGATGATAACCTCAAACAAGAGCTTGACATGATAGAAGCACAATACGAACGATGGTTTTATGAGTTATCAAAGATGCGCCAGGAGGCTTTGGAGAATACCAAGAAGAGGTGGCTGGCAAAGAAGAGAAatgtttga
- the LOC120258307 gene encoding DNA-directed RNA polymerase III subunit RPC10-like translates to MEFCPTCGMLLQIEPPNNGRSMRFYCPTCPYVCPISGKIVKKERLVKREMEPIFSGDKAMEFAPKTQATCPRCHHGEAYFRQMQIRSADEPMTTFYTCCNNKCKHDWRED, encoded by the exons ATGGAGTTTTGCCCGACGTGCGGGATGCTTCTGCAAATCGAACCGCCGAACAATGGCCGGAGTATGAGGTTCTACTGCCCAACCTGTCCCTACGTTTGCCCTATTTCGGGCAAG ATTGTGAAGAAGGAACGCCTGGTGAAGAGGGAGATGGAGCCAATCTTTAGTGGTGACAAAGCCATGGAATTTGCCCCTAAGACTCAAG CAACCTGCCCGCGATGCCATCATGGAGAAGCTTATTTCAGGCAAATGCAAATTAGATCTGCAGATGAGCCAATGACTACATTTTACACATGCTGCAACAATAAATGCAAGCATGATTGGAGAGAAGATTAG